From Leifsonia sp. fls2-241-R2A-40a, one genomic window encodes:
- the lepA gene encoding translation elongation factor 4, which produces MSPRALQALEPAATDPAFLRNFCIIAHIDHGKSTLADRMLQITGVVSDRDMRAQYLDRMDIERERGITIKSQAVRMPWASDGQTFALNMIDTPGHVDFTYEVSRSLAACEGAILLVDAAQGIEAQTLANLYLALENDLTIIPVLNKIDLPAADPEKYAEELASLIGGRPEDVLRVSGKTGMGVEALLDRVVAEIPAPVGDAAAPARAMIFDSVYDSYRGVVTYVRMVDGKLRPRERVQMMSTKATHEILEIGVSSPEPTPSKGLGVGEVGYLITGVKDVRQSKVGDTITSAAKPATVALPGYTEPKPMVFSGLYPIDGSDYPELREALDKLKLSDAALVYEPETSVALGFGFRCGFLGLLHLEIITERLAREFDLDLITTAPSVIYEVTTEDKKTVTVTNPSEFPGGKIEKVEEPVVKAAILAPKDYVGVIMELCQSRRGSLLGMEYLGEDRVEIRYTMPLGEIVFDFFDQLKSKTAGYASLDYEPFGEQESDLVKVDILLQGETVDAFSAIVHRDKAYAYGTMMASRLRELIPRQQFEVPIQAAIGARIIARENIRAMRKDVLAKCYGGDITRKRKLLEKQKEGKKRMKMVGRVEVPQEAFIAALSGDTEKKEKK; this is translated from the coding sequence ATGTCACCACGAGCTCTTCAGGCCCTCGAGCCCGCCGCGACCGACCCGGCCTTCCTCCGCAATTTCTGCATCATCGCGCACATCGACCACGGCAAATCGACCCTGGCCGACCGCATGCTGCAGATCACCGGCGTGGTCTCCGACCGGGACATGCGCGCTCAGTACCTCGACCGCATGGACATCGAGCGTGAGCGCGGCATCACGATCAAGAGCCAGGCCGTCCGGATGCCGTGGGCGTCCGACGGGCAGACCTTCGCGCTCAACATGATCGACACGCCCGGCCACGTCGACTTCACCTATGAAGTCTCGCGCTCCCTCGCGGCGTGCGAGGGGGCCATCCTGCTGGTGGATGCGGCCCAGGGCATCGAGGCGCAGACGCTTGCGAACCTGTACCTCGCGCTGGAGAACGACCTCACCATCATCCCGGTGCTGAACAAGATCGACCTTCCCGCGGCCGACCCGGAGAAGTATGCGGAAGAGCTCGCGAGCCTCATCGGCGGCCGACCGGAGGACGTACTCCGTGTCTCCGGCAAGACGGGCATGGGCGTCGAGGCGCTCCTCGACCGCGTCGTGGCCGAGATTCCCGCTCCGGTGGGCGACGCCGCCGCCCCAGCGCGCGCGATGATCTTCGATTCGGTCTACGACAGCTACCGTGGCGTTGTCACCTACGTCCGTATGGTCGACGGCAAGCTGCGTCCGCGCGAGCGCGTCCAGATGATGTCCACGAAGGCGACGCACGAGATCCTCGAGATCGGCGTGTCCTCGCCCGAGCCCACCCCGTCCAAAGGGCTCGGCGTCGGCGAGGTCGGCTACCTGATCACCGGCGTGAAGGACGTCCGCCAGTCGAAGGTCGGTGACACCATCACGTCGGCGGCCAAGCCGGCCACCGTCGCACTCCCCGGGTACACCGAGCCCAAGCCCATGGTCTTCTCGGGCCTGTACCCGATCGACGGCAGCGACTACCCAGAACTTCGTGAGGCGCTCGACAAGCTCAAGCTGTCGGATGCCGCGCTCGTCTACGAGCCGGAGACCTCGGTCGCCCTCGGCTTCGGCTTCCGATGCGGCTTCCTCGGACTGCTGCACCTCGAGATCATCACGGAGCGCCTCGCCCGCGAGTTCGACCTCGACCTGATCACGACGGCACCGAGCGTCATCTACGAGGTCACCACCGAGGACAAGAAGACGGTCACGGTCACCAACCCGAGCGAGTTCCCGGGCGGCAAGATCGAGAAGGTCGAGGAGCCGGTCGTAAAGGCGGCGATCCTCGCCCCCAAGGACTACGTCGGCGTCATCATGGAGCTCTGCCAGAGCCGCCGCGGCTCCCTTCTCGGTATGGAGTACCTCGGCGAGGACCGCGTGGAGATCCGCTACACCATGCCGCTCGGCGAGATCGTGTTCGACTTCTTCGACCAGCTCAAGTCGAAGACCGCCGGCTACGCCTCCCTCGACTACGAGCCGTTCGGCGAGCAGGAGTCCGACCTGGTGAAGGTCGACATCCTCCTCCAGGGCGAGACGGTGGATGCGTTCAGCGCGATCGTTCACCGCGATAAGGCGTACGCGTACGGCACCATGATGGCGTCGCGTCTGCGCGAGCTGATCCCGCGCCAGCAGTTCGAGGTGCCCATCCAGGCGGCCATCGGCGCCCGGATCATCGCGCGAGAGAACATCCGCGCGATGCGCAAGGACGTCCTCGCGAAGTGCTACGGCGGCGACATCACCCGGAAGCGCAAGCTCCTCGAGAAGCAGAAGGAGGGCAAGAAGCGCATGAAGATGGTCGGCCGCGTCGAGGTCCCCCAGGAAGCCTTCATCGCGGCGCTCTCCGGCGACACTGAGAAGAAGGAAAAGAAGTAG
- a CDS encoding amidohydrolase, with amino-acid sequence MTSTSIAIVNGYVVPVSQEPIENGVVLVRDGVIEAVGAASDIDVPEGFTVVDAEGKWVLPGFIESHGHVGIHEEANGPAGDDTNEMTTPNTAAVRAIDAINIDDEGFRDALSGGVTSVVVKPGSGNPIGGQTVAIKTWGGRIIDEQVIREAVSVKSALGENPKRVYGGKNQTPSTRLGVAMVIREAFVAAQNYRAQRDTAELEGKPFDRDLSKETLVRVLDGDLAWDQHTHRHDDIATALRLADEFGYRLVVNHGTEAHKIADVLAERDIPVIFGPMFTSRSKVELRDRAIANLATLAAAGVRVAITTDHPVVPINFLVYQAALAVKDGLPRQTAFEALTMNPAAFLRLDDRVGSLSVGLDGDVVVWSGDPLDVNSRAERVYIGGAEVYRWEDGRGHVVERSERFA; translated from the coding sequence ATGACCAGCACAAGCATCGCCATCGTCAACGGCTACGTCGTCCCCGTCTCGCAGGAGCCGATCGAGAACGGGGTCGTCCTCGTCCGCGACGGCGTGATCGAAGCCGTCGGTGCGGCCTCCGACATCGATGTGCCCGAGGGCTTCACGGTGGTCGATGCGGAGGGCAAGTGGGTCCTCCCCGGGTTCATCGAGTCGCACGGTCACGTGGGTATCCATGAAGAGGCGAACGGTCCGGCAGGCGACGACACGAACGAGATGACGACGCCCAACACGGCTGCCGTGCGCGCGATCGACGCGATCAACATCGACGACGAAGGATTCCGCGACGCGCTCTCGGGCGGAGTCACCTCGGTCGTCGTCAAGCCCGGGTCCGGCAACCCGATCGGCGGTCAGACCGTCGCCATCAAGACCTGGGGCGGCCGCATCATCGACGAGCAGGTCATCCGCGAGGCCGTCAGCGTGAAGTCGGCCCTCGGCGAGAACCCCAAGCGCGTCTACGGCGGAAAGAACCAGACGCCGAGCACGCGCCTGGGTGTGGCGATGGTCATCCGCGAGGCGTTCGTCGCCGCGCAGAACTACCGTGCCCAGCGCGACACCGCCGAACTCGAGGGCAAGCCGTTCGACCGCGATCTCTCTAAAGAGACCCTGGTGCGCGTCCTCGACGGCGACCTCGCCTGGGACCAGCACACGCACCGCCACGACGACATAGCGACCGCCCTGCGTCTCGCCGACGAGTTCGGGTACCGCCTGGTCGTGAACCACGGCACCGAAGCGCACAAGATCGCCGACGTGCTCGCCGAGCGCGACATCCCGGTGATCTTCGGGCCGATGTTCACCTCGCGCTCGAAGGTCGAGCTTCGCGACCGTGCGATCGCGAACCTGGCGACGCTGGCTGCGGCCGGAGTGCGGGTCGCCATCACGACCGACCACCCCGTCGTCCCCATCAACTTCCTCGTGTACCAGGCGGCGCTGGCCGTGAAGGACGGGCTGCCGCGCCAGACCGCATTCGAGGCCCTCACGATGAACCCCGCCGCGTTCCTCCGGCTGGACGACCGCGTCGGCTCGCTCTCCGTCGGGCTCGACGGCGACGTGGTGGTCTGGTCGGGCGACCCGCTCGACGTCAACTCCCGCGCCGAGCGCGTCTACATCGGAGGGGCAGAGGTCTACCGCTGGGAGGACGGCCGCGGCCACGTCGTCGAGCGTTCGGAGCGTTTCGCCTGA
- a CDS encoding NAD-dependent epimerase/dehydratase family protein, with the protein MNILLTGATGFIGSYVLPRLLEEGHRVTALVRDTEKAAAVEAAGATALVGDAGDAELVEATARQSDGVIHLASSREVDAVLVPAVLSGLAGSGKPFVHTGGIWTYGSNDDITEDSPAAPPAITAWRTIGEGLVLAASGVRGTVVVPSIVYGHGKGLANVIVDAPVGSGSVPALRLIGDGSQHWATVHVDDLAALYVLALERGDAGSTYIAASGQNPTVRELTEVAAQAAGVTGGVVAESVEETASRFGEGLAEALLLDQQASGLKPRIDLGWEPNAPALLEELLVGSYAPARV; encoded by the coding sequence ATGAACATCCTTCTGACCGGCGCCACCGGCTTCATCGGCTCCTACGTCCTCCCCCGTCTGCTCGAGGAAGGACATCGCGTCACCGCGCTCGTCCGCGACACCGAGAAGGCGGCCGCCGTGGAGGCGGCCGGCGCCACCGCGCTCGTCGGCGACGCGGGCGACGCGGAGCTGGTCGAGGCGACCGCGCGCCAGAGCGACGGCGTCATCCACCTGGCATCGTCCCGCGAGGTGGACGCGGTGCTCGTCCCCGCTGTGCTCTCCGGCCTCGCCGGTTCGGGCAAGCCCTTCGTGCACACCGGCGGCATCTGGACGTACGGGTCCAACGACGACATCACCGAGGACTCCCCCGCGGCTCCGCCCGCGATCACCGCGTGGCGAACGATCGGCGAGGGCCTCGTGCTCGCTGCCTCGGGCGTCCGCGGAACCGTCGTCGTTCCGTCGATCGTGTACGGCCACGGCAAGGGACTCGCGAACGTCATCGTGGATGCGCCCGTCGGTTCCGGGTCCGTGCCGGCCCTCCGGCTGATCGGCGACGGTTCCCAGCACTGGGCGACCGTGCATGTCGACGACCTCGCGGCCCTCTACGTCCTGGCGCTGGAGCGCGGCGACGCCGGCTCGACGTACATCGCTGCGAGTGGGCAGAACCCGACCGTGCGGGAGCTGACCGAGGTCGCGGCCCAGGCGGCGGGCGTCACGGGTGGAGTGGTTGCGGAGTCGGTCGAGGAGACCGCATCCCGCTTCGGCGAGGGGCTTGCCGAAGCGCTGCTGCTCGACCAGCAGGCGTCGGGACTGAAGCCGCGGATCGATCTCGGCTGGGAGCCGAACGCACCGGCATTGCTCGAGGAGCTGCTGGTCGGGTCGTACGCCCCGGCCCGCGTCTGA
- the rpsT gene encoding 30S ribosomal protein S20: protein MANIKSQIKRNRTNKKSQERNKAVKSELKTAIRATREAVAAGDKVKATAALSFAAKKIDKAASKGVIHKNQAANRKSAIAKQVAAL, encoded by the coding sequence GTGGCAAACATCAAGTCGCAGATCAAGCGCAACCGCACCAACAAGAAGTCGCAGGAGCGCAACAAGGCCGTCAAGAGCGAGCTCAAGACCGCCATCCGCGCCACCCGCGAGGCCGTCGCCGCTGGTGACAAGGTCAAGGCGACCGCGGCGCTGAGCTTCGCCGCGAAGAAGATCGACAAGGCTGCCAGCAAGGGCGTCATCCACAAGAACCAGGCGGCGAACCGCAAGTCGGCAATCGCCAAGCAGGTCGCCGCGCTCTAA
- the holA gene encoding DNA polymerase III subunit delta: MATRGSSRAGAGKTRAVASAIPQVPWSQVRAAPVVLVSGSEGFLADRAIRTLRDALKADDPSLEISDLHAGDYAPGELLTLASPSLFGEPRLIRVEAVEKCNDAFLTDMLAYLESPADGTVVTLRHGGGVRGKKLLDAIRSGTGGGIEVVCAELKKDAEKYEFTQAEFAAAGRKVTPGALRAITSAFSDDLAELAAACQQLLSDSSEQITEATVDKYYGGRVETNAFQVADAAIAGRHGEALVTMRHALASGADPVPMVAAFASKIRTMAKISGARGGSGQLAQQFGLAPWQVDRARRDLSGWTEDGLGRCIELLAETDANVKGGGRDPVFALERMIRVISARGRD, encoded by the coding sequence GTGGCAACCCGAGGCAGCAGCCGAGCCGGCGCAGGCAAGACGCGCGCCGTCGCCAGCGCGATCCCGCAGGTGCCCTGGAGCCAGGTACGCGCGGCTCCGGTGGTGCTGGTCTCCGGGTCGGAGGGCTTCCTCGCCGATCGCGCGATCCGCACGCTGCGCGACGCTCTCAAGGCCGACGATCCCAGTCTCGAGATCAGCGACCTGCACGCGGGCGATTACGCCCCGGGGGAGTTGCTCACCCTCGCGAGCCCCTCCCTGTTCGGTGAGCCCCGGCTCATCCGGGTCGAGGCCGTCGAGAAGTGCAACGACGCGTTCCTCACCGACATGCTCGCCTACCTCGAATCCCCGGCCGACGGCACCGTGGTGACCCTCCGTCACGGCGGAGGCGTCCGGGGCAAGAAGCTGCTCGACGCGATCCGGTCCGGCACCGGCGGCGGCATCGAAGTGGTCTGCGCGGAGCTCAAGAAGGACGCCGAGAAGTACGAGTTCACCCAGGCGGAGTTCGCGGCAGCCGGCCGCAAGGTGACGCCCGGAGCGCTCCGCGCCATCACCTCGGCGTTCTCCGACGACCTCGCCGAGCTGGCGGCAGCGTGCCAGCAGCTACTGTCCGACTCGTCCGAGCAGATCACCGAAGCGACCGTCGACAAGTACTACGGAGGGCGCGTCGAGACCAACGCGTTCCAGGTCGCCGACGCGGCGATCGCGGGCCGCCACGGAGAAGCGCTCGTCACCATGCGCCACGCCCTCGCGTCGGGCGCCGATCCCGTGCCCATGGTCGCCGCCTTCGCGAGCAAGATCCGCACCATGGCGAAGATCTCCGGCGCGCGCGGAGGTTCCGGCCAGCTCGCGCAACAGTTCGGCCTCGCACCCTGGCAGGTCGACCGGGCCCGGCGCGACCTCAGCGGTTGGACGGAGGACGGCCTCGGCCGGTGCATCGAGCTGCTCGCCGAGACCGACGCCAACGTCAAAGGCGGCGGCCGCGACCCGGTGTTCGCGCTGGAGCGGATGATCCGTGTCATCAGCGCGCGCGGGCGCGACTGA
- a CDS encoding ComEA family DNA-binding protein translates to MRHRADPPAVDGALSGAVPGDGDAGAGQVDAAAGPRRLRVGVGAAVVLLIAAAVVAVLVSATAQQGSSVAVPTGTFGALSGGGSAVPTDGVGGSGSSGEVVVHVTGAVRTPGLVVLAAGARVVDAVAAAGGFADGADPAALNLARPVSDGEQLVVLRVGEAPAAGAASAGAPAAGGGSGTGGGAAAVNLNTATQAELETLPRIGPALAQRILDWRQANGRFVKPADLLKVSGIGQKLFDGLKDRVVV, encoded by the coding sequence ATGCGACACCGTGCCGATCCTCCCGCTGTAGACGGAGCCCTCTCTGGCGCCGTGCCGGGCGACGGCGACGCGGGTGCCGGGCAGGTGGACGCTGCTGCCGGGCCGCGTCGGCTGCGTGTCGGTGTCGGCGCTGCTGTGGTGCTCCTGATCGCCGCGGCGGTGGTCGCGGTGCTCGTGTCGGCGACCGCTCAGCAGGGGAGTTCGGTAGCGGTGCCCACGGGCACCTTCGGTGCGTTATCCGGTGGTGGGTCCGCTGTCCCGACGGACGGCGTGGGCGGTTCGGGAAGCTCGGGCGAGGTAGTCGTGCACGTCACCGGTGCGGTGCGCACGCCGGGACTCGTCGTCCTCGCGGCCGGGGCGCGTGTCGTGGATGCTGTGGCCGCCGCCGGCGGGTTCGCGGACGGCGCCGACCCCGCCGCGCTCAACCTGGCGCGCCCGGTCAGCGACGGTGAGCAGCTCGTCGTTCTCCGCGTGGGCGAGGCTCCGGCCGCCGGGGCGGCGTCGGCCGGTGCCCCCGCGGCCGGCGGCGGTTCCGGCACGGGCGGGGGTGCCGCCGCCGTCAACCTGAATACGGCGACGCAGGCCGAGCTCGAGACCCTTCCGCGCATCGGTCCCGCGCTCGCCCAGCGCATCCTCGACTGGCGGCAGGCCAACGGCCGGTTCGTGAAGCCAGCGGACCTACTGAAGGTCTCCGGGATCGGGCAGAAGCTGTTTGACGGACTCAAAGACCGCGTGGTGGTCTGA